A part of Paenibacillus sp. IHBB 10380 genomic DNA contains:
- a CDS encoding acetate uptake transporter produces MQNESHSYSNVKMISADPSAIGLFGLAIVTLVASSQKLGITTGLSYAIPWAIFLGAFAQLFACIQDAKHNNTFGSTAFGAFAFFWFGMGASWLIKLGVFGTILASNIDGKQLGFVFAGYLVFSLFMTLGAMETHKVLFIIFVLIDFLFLGLTFDAFGIAAELFHSIAAYAELGIGIMSLYGTGAAVLNVHFGRTFLPVGAPFGIFKSHN; encoded by the coding sequence TTGCAGAATGAATCACATTCCTATTCTAACGTTAAAATGATCAGTGCTGACCCTAGCGCCATAGGCTTGTTTGGACTAGCCATCGTTACGCTCGTCGCTTCATCTCAAAAACTCGGAATCACAACGGGTCTAAGCTATGCTATTCCTTGGGCTATATTCCTTGGAGCTTTCGCACAGCTGTTCGCTTGCATCCAAGATGCTAAGCATAATAATACTTTCGGATCAACTGCTTTTGGCGCTTTCGCGTTCTTTTGGTTCGGGATGGGTGCCAGTTGGCTCATCAAACTTGGCGTCTTCGGCACGATTCTTGCATCTAACATAGACGGTAAACAGCTTGGATTCGTCTTCGCTGGCTACCTGGTCTTCTCGCTATTCATGACCCTTGGGGCTATGGAGACGCATAAAGTATTGTTCATCATCTTTGTACTGATCGATTTCCTATTTCTTGGTTTAACTTTCGACGCATTTGGTATTGCAGCTGAATTATTCCATTCGATTGCAGCTTATGCAGAATTGGGTATTGGAATCATGTCGCTATATGGGACAGGCGCTGCCGTCCTAAATGTACATTTCGGTCGGACCTTCTTACCTGTTGGCGCACCCTTCGGCATCTTTAAATCGCATAATTAA
- a CDS encoding TRM11 family SAM-dependent methyltransferase, whose translation MNTISLLPDYIYTYAYNEDERSLCHLEMRSFFGIDTTSNIIRSSIDIDPSRSPFMKERIEIMYEGDNLPEILQQVEAIQLNGSTFKVIFNKINDLDPSVKIEYDDRRIIERDLGLHIDGEADVHHPDHTFGIITLGGRWYFGKYMKNEPIWFQHMKKPRNYSIALGTRLARAAVNIAIPKTLGITAIDPCCGIGTVVIEALSMGINIVGRDLNPHIIQGARANTAHFGYETELTLGDISDVLSSYDVAILDMPYNLFSSTTPEEQLSLLQHTRRFASKVVIITIETMDEMIAEAGFVTTDRCVAKKRSFSRQIIVCE comes from the coding sequence TTGAACACAATTAGCCTTTTACCGGACTATATATACACTTATGCATATAACGAGGACGAACGCTCCCTATGTCACTTAGAGATGCGCTCTTTTTTTGGAATAGACACAACATCGAACATAATAAGAAGCTCTATTGACATTGATCCTAGCAGAAGCCCGTTCATGAAAGAACGGATTGAGATCATGTACGAAGGGGATAACTTACCCGAAATATTACAGCAAGTAGAAGCCATCCAATTGAATGGGTCGACGTTCAAAGTGATATTCAACAAAATCAACGATCTAGATCCTTCAGTCAAAATAGAATATGACGATCGCCGTATCATTGAGCGAGATCTAGGATTACATATCGATGGTGAAGCCGATGTACATCATCCAGATCATACCTTTGGCATCATTACGCTTGGTGGGCGTTGGTACTTTGGCAAATACATGAAGAACGAGCCCATCTGGTTCCAACATATGAAGAAGCCTCGTAACTATTCCATTGCCCTAGGTACACGTCTAGCTAGAGCTGCCGTTAATATTGCGATCCCGAAGACGCTTGGCATTACTGCCATCGATCCCTGCTGCGGTATTGGAACTGTCGTGATAGAGGCCCTCTCCATGGGGATCAATATAGTGGGTCGTGACCTCAATCCTCATATCATTCAAGGCGCACGTGCCAACACTGCCCATTTCGGCTACGAAACAGAGTTAACGTTAGGAGATATCTCTGATGTTCTTTCGAGTTATGATGTAGCTATATTAGACATGCCGTACAATCTATTCTCATCAACGACGCCCGAGGAGCAACTCTCCCTTCTTCAACACACTCGCCGTTTTGCCAGTAAAGTCGTTATTATCACCATTGAGACGATGGATGAGATGATTGCTGAGGCTGGATTCGTTACTACAGACCGATGTGTGGCGAAGAAAAGATCATTCTCAAGACAAATTATCGTGTGTGAGTGA
- a CDS encoding GNAT family N-acetyltransferase has translation MITELHTKRLHLRKMEVSDSSSLFQIWSDPDVTRFMNISSFSDENQAKGMIELLDELAQDNKAVRFAIIELESNKIIGSCGYNSLDFDNGKAEIGYDIAKASWGRGYASEAICSLLDYAFSCLKLNRIEAKVEPENVNSIKVLQKLNFKFEGTLRQCERSEGKFIDLNMYSKLITD, from the coding sequence TTGATTACAGAATTACACACGAAAAGGCTGCATTTAAGAAAAATGGAAGTGTCAGATTCGTCGAGCTTGTTTCAAATATGGTCTGATCCAGATGTGACTAGGTTCATGAATATAAGTTCTTTCAGTGATGAAAATCAGGCAAAAGGTATGATCGAACTTCTTGATGAACTTGCTCAGGATAACAAAGCTGTTCGTTTCGCTATTATTGAATTAGAATCTAATAAAATTATAGGTTCTTGTGGTTATAACTCCTTAGATTTTGACAATGGAAAAGCAGAAATTGGTTATGACATCGCAAAAGCATCTTGGGGCAGAGGATATGCTTCAGAAGCCATTTGCTCTTTGTTAGATTACGCATTCTCATGTTTAAAACTAAATCGAATTGAAGCAAAAGTTGAACCCGAAAACGTGAATTCGATAAAGGTTTTACAAAAATTGAACTTTAAGTTTGAGGGAACACTAAGGCAGTGTGAGCGATCAGAAGGAAAGTTTATCGATCTTAATATGTATTCAAAATTAATAACAGATTGA
- a CDS encoding glycine betaine ABC transporter substrate-binding protein: MKKKMSILLMAFMAITLVLAGCSSNKNNAGNGETSTANKNKKITLAYVAWDSEIASTNVVKEVLESKLDYKVEMLQVDAGPMYVGVADGSADAMVSAWLPSTHGENYYEPNKDKLEDLGVNLKGTKLGLVVPTYMDIKSIEDLKKEEVGKLVDYTITGIEPGAGLMTQTEKAVKEYDLKKWNLLESSSAAMVKVLQDAYAKKEPIVITGWTPHWMFADLELKYLEDPKKVYGESEEIHTLVRLGLKEDQPTAYRLLDQFEWTPADMESVMVDISGGMSEQEAAKKWIETNEAKVNEWIAGI, translated from the coding sequence ATGAAAAAGAAAATGAGTATACTGTTGATGGCGTTCATGGCGATAACTTTGGTGCTTGCAGGTTGTTCTAGTAACAAGAACAATGCGGGGAACGGAGAAACGTCAACGGCAAATAAGAATAAAAAAATTACGCTGGCTTATGTTGCATGGGATTCAGAAATTGCCAGCACGAATGTCGTCAAGGAAGTATTGGAGAGTAAATTAGACTATAAAGTGGAGATGCTGCAGGTTGATGCTGGACCTATGTACGTAGGTGTTGCAGATGGTAGTGCAGATGCGATGGTATCTGCATGGTTACCGAGCACACATGGTGAGAACTACTATGAACCGAACAAAGATAAACTGGAAGATCTCGGTGTTAATTTAAAAGGAACTAAGCTTGGTCTGGTCGTACCAACCTATATGGATATTAAGTCGATTGAGGATTTAAAGAAAGAAGAAGTAGGGAAATTGGTTGATTACACGATTACGGGGATTGAACCGGGTGCGGGGCTTATGACTCAAACGGAAAAAGCGGTCAAAGAATACGACCTGAAAAAGTGGAATCTTCTTGAAAGCTCCTCCGCCGCGATGGTAAAAGTACTTCAAGATGCTTATGCCAAAAAAGAACCGATTGTTATTACAGGTTGGACTCCTCATTGGATGTTCGCTGATCTGGAATTGAAATATCTTGAAGATCCAAAGAAAGTATATGGTGAAAGCGAAGAAATTCATACACTTGTGCGCTTAGGTCTGAAAGAAGATCAACCTACTGCTTATCGTCTTCTAGATCAATTCGAATGGACACCAGCAGATATGGAATCTGTGATGGTTGATATATCTGGAGGTATGTCTGAACAAGAGGCTGCCAAGAAGTGGATCGAAACTAATGAAGCTAAGGTTAACGAATGGATCGCTGGAATATAA
- a CDS encoding ABC transporter permease, producing MNVPKIPIGEWVESLEGWLETNFEPFFKGVKLVVGNIVNGLADGFNFLPPLIMIVIFTILAFWLGRFRLGAFTLLGLLLVLNLGYWEHTMDTLALVLTASFISIVLGVPIGILCAGNRRVQSIITPILDLMQTMPAFVYLLPAVAFFSLGVVPGVIASVIFSIPPTIRLTSLGIRQVPEDLVEAADAFGSTGMQKLIKVQLPIAIPTIMAGINQTIMLSLSMVVIASMIGAQGVGADVYKAVTQAKTGIGTEAGLAVVVLAIMLDRMTQKLAKKNKKG from the coding sequence ATGAATGTACCAAAGATCCCCATTGGGGAATGGGTAGAATCGCTAGAGGGTTGGTTGGAAACGAATTTCGAACCCTTTTTTAAAGGCGTTAAGCTTGTTGTAGGTAATATTGTTAATGGTTTGGCAGATGGTTTTAACTTCTTACCTCCACTTATTATGATCGTTATATTTACGATCCTTGCCTTCTGGCTTGGAAGGTTTAGACTCGGAGCATTCACACTTCTAGGTTTGTTGTTAGTGCTTAATTTAGGTTACTGGGAACATACCATGGATACCCTTGCGTTGGTGTTGACAGCTTCATTCATTTCTATTGTATTAGGTGTGCCGATAGGTATTCTATGTGCTGGAAACAGAAGAGTCCAAAGCATAATAACGCCAATACTGGATTTGATGCAAACCATGCCAGCATTTGTATATTTACTACCAGCCGTTGCTTTCTTCTCATTGGGTGTTGTGCCTGGTGTCATTGCCTCGGTTATATTTTCAATTCCGCCAACCATTCGGTTAACCAGCTTGGGTATTCGTCAGGTTCCCGAGGACTTAGTGGAGGCGGCAGATGCTTTTGGTTCAACAGGTATGCAGAAGCTAATCAAGGTACAGCTACCGATTGCTATTCCAACTATTATGGCTGGAATTAATCAGACGATTATGCTTTCACTGTCGATGGTCGTTATTGCTTCGATGATTGGAGCGCAGGGTGTTGGTGCAGACGTCTATAAAGCGGTGACACAGGCGAAGACAGGTATTGGAACGGAAGCGGGTCTGGCTGTCGTTGTTCTGGCAATTATGCTGGATCGAATGACACAGAAATTAGCTAAGAAAAATAAGAAGGGGTGA
- a CDS encoding quaternary amine ABC transporter ATP-binding protein, which produces MAIIEVKSLSKVFGNDPKRAFPLLEQGWSKERIAKETKLTVGVNQVNFSIEPGEIFVIMGLSGSGKSTVVRLLNRLIEPTAGQVLINGKDIVQMNREELRQVRRKTMSMIFQKFALFPHRTILENVEYGLEVQGIGKEERVKKAKESLALVGLAGLEDRKPDQLSGGMQQRVGLARGLANDPDILLMDEAFSALDPLIRKDMQDELLELQANMKKTIIFITHDLDEALRIGDRIALMKDGAVVQIGSPEEILMNPANAYVERFVENVDLSKVLTAAHVMIRAETITMDRGPRVALQLMKERGISNLYVVDKARQLIGVVTAEDASAAIKSGQTLEDIIIGDTPTVSPDVLLVELFDVVSSAKIPVAVIDERNRLVGIVIRGAVLAALSGNNEAEAGEPQ; this is translated from the coding sequence ATGGCGATTATAGAAGTCAAATCGTTAAGTAAGGTGTTTGGCAATGATCCGAAGAGGGCGTTTCCTTTGCTAGAGCAAGGTTGGTCTAAGGAGCGTATTGCTAAAGAAACGAAATTGACAGTAGGGGTTAATCAGGTCAACTTTTCTATAGAACCTGGTGAGATCTTCGTCATTATGGGTTTATCGGGTAGCGGGAAATCAACGGTGGTTAGACTGTTGAACCGTCTCATTGAGCCAACAGCGGGGCAAGTTCTTATTAATGGTAAGGACATTGTTCAAATGAATCGGGAAGAACTACGGCAAGTTAGACGAAAGACAATGAGTATGATCTTTCAGAAATTTGCTCTATTTCCTCATCGTACGATATTAGAGAATGTTGAATATGGATTAGAAGTACAGGGGATAGGGAAAGAGGAACGAGTAAAGAAAGCGAAGGAATCCCTAGCCTTAGTTGGGTTGGCAGGTCTTGAGGATCGTAAACCGGATCAACTAAGCGGTGGAATGCAGCAACGAGTTGGACTAGCTCGAGGTCTGGCTAACGATCCTGACATTCTGTTGATGGATGAAGCTTTCAGTGCGCTTGATCCGCTTATTCGTAAAGATATGCAGGATGAATTACTTGAGCTCCAAGCGAACATGAAGAAAACAATTATATTCATTACACATGACCTTGATGAGGCATTACGTATTGGAGATCGCATTGCGTTGATGAAGGATGGTGCCGTCGTTCAGATTGGTTCACCAGAGGAAATTCTCATGAACCCTGCTAATGCTTATGTTGAGCGATTCGTAGAGAATGTAGATTTATCCAAAGTCCTTACAGCAGCTCATGTGATGATTCGTGCTGAGACGATTACCATGGACCGTGGGCCAAGGGTTGCATTGCAGCTTATGAAAGAGCGTGGAATTTCTAACCTGTATGTCGTAGATAAAGCACGGCAACTCATTGGTGTCGTTACGGCTGAGGATGCCTCTGCTGCTATTAAATCGGGCCAAACCTTAGAGGATATTATCATTGGAGATACCCCAACAGTGTCACCGGATGTTCTTCTTGTGGAGCTTTTCGATGTGGTAAGTAGCGCAAAAATTCCAGTTGCTGTTATAGATGAACGGAATCGCTTAGTTGGAATTGTGATCAGAGGAGCTGTTCTCGCAGCGTTAAGCGGAAATAATGAGGCGGAAGCAGGTGAACCTCAATGA
- a CDS encoding GbsR/MarR family transcriptional regulator, with protein MTTFDGLNEEQIKVIEKSRQRVMDSIGNNMDLYGVTMSIGHLYGNMYFHDGPVTLDGMGQEMGMSKTSMSTGMRALVDLKMINKVWGKGSRKDLYEVEGDWHQNFVDYFSIKWRKSMEMNLHSLGKSRTELQKLREDHIDNEILVAQVDMDIQKMTHAIHYYKWLGRFIDALESGQIFDWIPKDEKE; from the coding sequence ATGACAACATTTGATGGATTAAATGAAGAGCAAATTAAAGTGATCGAAAAATCGCGCCAACGCGTCATGGATTCTATTGGAAATAATATGGATCTTTATGGGGTCACGATGTCCATTGGTCATTTGTACGGAAATATGTACTTCCACGATGGTCCCGTTACACTGGACGGAATGGGTCAGGAAATGGGAATGAGCAAAACGAGTATGAGTACAGGCATGCGTGCATTAGTGGACTTAAAGATGATAAATAAAGTTTGGGGAAAAGGCTCGCGCAAGGATCTGTATGAGGTAGAAGGGGACTGGCATCAGAATTTTGTTGATTACTTCTCCATTAAATGGCGCAAATCCATGGAAATGAACCTTCATTCTTTAGGTAAATCAAGAACAGAGTTACAGAAACTACGTGAGGATCACATAGATAACGAAATATTGGTTGCGCAAGTCGATATGGATATTCAAAAAATGACTCATGCAATCCATTACTATAAATGGCTAGGTCGTTTTATCGATGCTTTAGAATCTGGGCAAATTTTCGATTGGATTCCCAAAGATGAGAAAGAATAG
- a CDS encoding aminoglycoside phosphotransferase family protein, giving the protein MFAWMNLEQEYGIRIVRQDSVRDVYKIFTRDHGVLCLKGYNIAESEMVFITQVFTHLAGHDFVHSPRILLTTAQLPWITKDGVHYMLTNWVIGQHPQFKRKEHFKKGIRLLARFHTIAQGLQTPHIPERIRYNSLRGLITSYRRQLDKYQRMGRMTALCDEALEQLHHSTVIKGIAKEQAAVAFVHGDYNYPNLVLDTSKSMHMIDFDNTSLNVRMQDFSHILHRNLPWKGRETLRCIEYYDHKRSLSKEDLHLLYTLLLVPYPIIRAVRRKKSMRHAQMTLPSKKQIKDYKAELTQLL; this is encoded by the coding sequence ATGTTCGCATGGATGAATCTTGAACAAGAATATGGTATTCGCATCGTGAGACAGGACAGTGTACGTGACGTCTATAAGATTTTTACCCGAGATCACGGCGTGTTATGTTTGAAGGGCTATAATATTGCGGAATCAGAGATGGTCTTTATCACTCAAGTATTTACACATTTAGCCGGTCATGATTTTGTACATTCTCCTAGAATCCTTCTAACCACGGCACAACTACCTTGGATTACAAAAGATGGTGTCCATTACATGTTAACTAATTGGGTAATCGGCCAACATCCCCAATTCAAGAGAAAGGAACATTTCAAGAAGGGCATACGTCTTCTTGCCAGATTCCATACGATCGCTCAGGGGTTACAAACCCCGCATATCCCTGAAAGAATAAGGTACAACAGTTTACGGGGTTTGATCACATCGTATCGTCGCCAACTTGATAAATATCAGAGAATGGGGCGTATGACAGCTCTGTGCGATGAAGCACTGGAGCAGTTACACCATTCGACAGTCATTAAGGGCATTGCCAAAGAACAAGCTGCTGTAGCTTTTGTGCATGGAGATTATAATTATCCGAATCTCGTTCTAGACACATCGAAATCTATGCATATGATTGATTTTGATAACACATCATTGAATGTGCGGATGCAGGATTTCTCTCATATTTTACATCGTAACTTACCCTGGAAGGGCCGTGAGACATTACGTTGTATTGAGTATTATGATCATAAGCGTTCTTTAAGTAAGGAAGATTTGCATTTATTATATACATTACTGCTTGTACCTTACCCCATCATAAGGGCAGTGAGACGAAAGAAATCAATGCGGCATGCCCAAATGACACTTCCATCGAAGAAGCAGATCAAGGATTATAAGGCGGAGTTAACGCAGTTGTTGTAG
- a CDS encoding phosphotransferase — protein MLNRYQHAKFKSITDRYGLHLRRVKTHDSLYKKNAVYCASTDKGRFLIKALYIRKLDQRLTKEQLFSYIKKLKKAHYPNCPKWLTTRSGKYSVNSNGKRYYVTEWITGRSLQNNVQDYEALGRALATLHTLYKHDHAKMSSSTKKQIKNFQIQGHLFQSRLRKINSKNTIPKKWFRKHGHQCIHLAHEAWGMMNTPEVRHIIADEPNHPALIHGDVTIPNIVINSKGLFLVDWDCLRKGSIYYEIAKTLSNTTQFNPEFIHGLLRGYVGIHPLNPAERFLISAFFRLPREAWVEAQRISQGRSHRGLALLALTWEGRLNAISLLDAWARE, from the coding sequence GTGCTAAATCGATATCAGCATGCTAAGTTTAAGAGCATCACCGACCGATATGGGCTGCATTTACGTCGTGTTAAGACGCACGATTCTTTATACAAAAAAAATGCGGTCTATTGTGCGTCGACAGATAAAGGCAGATTTCTAATTAAAGCGTTGTATATCCGCAAGCTCGATCAGAGATTGACCAAAGAACAACTCTTTTCGTATATCAAGAAATTAAAAAAAGCGCATTATCCCAATTGTCCAAAATGGCTCACTACACGATCCGGTAAGTATTCTGTGAACAGCAATGGCAAGCGATACTATGTAACAGAATGGATTACTGGCCGTAGTTTGCAAAATAATGTTCAGGATTACGAAGCTTTGGGAAGGGCTTTGGCTACCCTTCACACGCTATATAAACATGACCACGCAAAGATGTCCTCATCTACCAAAAAACAAATTAAAAACTTTCAAATTCAAGGCCACCTCTTTCAATCACGCCTGCGTAAAATTAACTCTAAGAACACGATTCCTAAAAAATGGTTTAGAAAACATGGTCATCAGTGCATTCATTTAGCTCATGAAGCATGGGGTATGATGAACACGCCCGAAGTTAGACACATCATTGCAGATGAGCCGAACCACCCTGCATTAATTCATGGTGATGTCACCATACCTAATATTGTAATCAATTCAAAAGGGCTGTTCCTAGTTGATTGGGATTGTTTAAGAAAAGGATCTATTTATTACGAAATTGCCAAAACGCTCTCCAATACCACACAATTTAATCCCGAGTTTATTCATGGGTTGTTGCGTGGCTATGTAGGAATACACCCGTTAAATCCGGCTGAACGGTTCTTGATCAGTGCTTTTTTTCGTTTGCCACGAGAGGCATGGGTCGAGGCGCAGAGAATTTCACAGGGGAGAAGTCACCGTGGTCTAGCTTTATTAGCTTTAACATGGGAAGGACGTTTAAATGCTATATCCCTGCTAGATGCATGGGCTCGTGAGTAG
- a CDS encoding GyrI-like domain-containing protein: MMKTSQEHKPQMTLTGVSARTTNRQETGPKGLIPGLWGRYFQSDMASQIDVDHPHLIYALYTDYESDATGEYNVIIGHECGDNSSLAEGLEQATIPEAHYMVFETKRGPFQQVVIEAWQEIWMTFEDSTIKRTFSGDFELYDVNDFSPEDAVVQIYIAVES, translated from the coding sequence ATGATGAAGACCAGCCAAGAGCACAAGCCCCAAATGACACTTACAGGTGTAAGTGCAAGAACAACAAATAGACAAGAGACGGGACCGAAGGGTCTGATACCTGGGTTGTGGGGGCGTTATTTCCAGAGCGACATGGCATCACAGATTGATGTGGATCATCCACATTTGATTTATGCGCTGTACACAGACTATGAGAGTGATGCGACAGGTGAATACAACGTTATTATTGGACATGAGTGTGGTGACAATAGCAGTCTAGCTGAGGGGTTGGAGCAGGCTACGATCCCTGAAGCTCATTATATGGTTTTTGAGACGAAGAGGGGCCCCTTTCAACAAGTGGTCATAGAGGCGTGGCAGGAGATTTGGATGACTTTCGAAGACTCTACAATCAAGAGAACATTTAGCGGAGATTTCGAGCTATATGATGTGAATGATTTCAGTCCTGAGGATGCTGTGGTACAGATTTATATCGCGGTGGAATCCTAA
- a CDS encoding MazG nucleotide pyrophosphohydrolase domain-containing protein produces MDVHEFQQWVKEYYELRGWSELNIFVRIGFLAEETGEVARAIRALEIGRDRPDEHSGTYVEQKQELVEELGDVLGNITVIANKYDINLEDIFQAHQKKLYDRYPSEK; encoded by the coding sequence ATGGACGTTCATGAATTTCAACAATGGGTTAAAGAATATTATGAATTAAGAGGCTGGTCTGAACTTAATATTTTTGTTCGTATTGGATTTCTAGCAGAGGAAACAGGGGAAGTAGCACGAGCAATAAGAGCATTGGAGATTGGTCGAGATCGACCAGATGAACATAGTGGAACATACGTTGAGCAAAAACAAGAATTAGTAGAAGAACTTGGCGATGTTTTAGGGAATATTACGGTTATTGCAAATAAGTATGACATCAATCTTGAAGATATTTTTCAAGCCCATCAAAAAAAGTTGTATGATCGGTATCCAAGTGAGAAGTGA
- a CDS encoding LOG family protein: MKKIAVFCGSSDGASPAYKEGAIHLGKELAKRGITLVYGGASVGIMGTLADAVLESGGQVIGVIPQMLEDREISHPNLTELIIVDSMHERKTKMVELADGFIALPGGPGTLEEFFEVFTWAQLGLHQKPCGILNINHYYDLLISFFDHMNEQQFLQDKYRSMALVDSNPADLLEKFNMYIPPTVKTYIKKNQT, from the coding sequence ATGAAAAAAATAGCGGTTTTCTGTGGATCAAGTGACGGAGCTTCACCTGCTTATAAAGAGGGAGCTATTCATCTAGGTAAAGAGCTAGCAAAACGAGGCATTACCCTTGTCTATGGTGGAGCTAGTGTTGGAATTATGGGAACATTAGCAGATGCTGTCTTGGAATCAGGAGGACAGGTTATTGGAGTCATTCCACAAATGTTAGAGGATAGAGAGATATCTCATCCGAATTTAACGGAGTTGATCATAGTCGATTCTATGCACGAAAGAAAAACAAAGATGGTTGAACTAGCGGATGGGTTTATTGCTTTACCTGGGGGACCTGGAACATTAGAAGAATTTTTCGAGGTTTTCACTTGGGCGCAACTCGGACTTCATCAAAAGCCTTGTGGGATTTTGAATATTAATCATTATTATGATTTACTTATTTCTTTTTTTGACCATATGAATGAACAACAATTTTTACAAGACAAGTATCGTTCCATGGCTCTAGTGGATTCAAATCCAGCAGATTTACTTGAGAAATTCAATATGTATATCCCACCTACTGTGAAGACCTATATTAAAAAAAATCAAACATAA
- a CDS encoding MGMT family protein, whose protein sequence is MKPYTLRVIEVIKAIPEGRVMTYGQIAAMAGSPRGARQVVRILHSLGRRYKLPWHRVVNAKGQIAIQDEEGHAMQILYLKDEGVELDENEVIDLAYYLHTPECE, encoded by the coding sequence CTGAAGCCCTACACATTACGTGTGATTGAAGTTATTAAGGCGATTCCAGAGGGGCGTGTCATGACTTACGGTCAGATAGCGGCAATGGCTGGCAGTCCACGGGGCGCTAGACAGGTTGTTCGAATCCTTCATTCATTAGGCAGACGCTATAAGCTTCCTTGGCACAGGGTAGTTAATGCGAAGGGACAAATAGCCATTCAGGATGAGGAAGGGCATGCCATGCAGATTCTCTATCTGAAGGATGAAGGCGTCGAGCTAGATGAGAATGAAGTCATTGATCTGGCTTATTATCTGCATACTCCTGAGTGTGAATAA
- a CDS encoding flavin reductase family protein gives MIMIDPLDQSERDNYKLLIGSIVPRPIAFVTTLSSTGILNAAPFSYFNIVTADPPMVSISVNRKMGQSKDTARNAMATGEFVVHISDESFIAQINQTAASLPPDESEVVLAGLTPTKSNKVSVPGIAEANIRMECLLEHVIPLGGTEESPATDLLIGRVICFHIAESLYHNGYIDPEGLKPVSRLAGHSYAKLGEIFTIERPE, from the coding sequence ATGATTATGATCGATCCCTTAGACCAAAGTGAACGGGATAATTACAAATTACTCATTGGTAGCATTGTCCCTAGGCCGATTGCTTTCGTAACGACGCTATCAAGTACTGGAATTCTGAATGCCGCGCCCTTTAGTTATTTCAACATCGTAACGGCTGATCCTCCGATGGTATCCATATCTGTAAATCGTAAGATGGGTCAGTCCAAAGATACAGCTAGGAATGCTATGGCAACAGGTGAATTTGTCGTTCATATCTCAGATGAATCCTTTATTGCACAGATAAATCAGACTGCTGCAAGCTTACCGCCAGATGAAAGTGAAGTGGTCTTGGCAGGGCTTACCCCTACGAAAAGTAACAAGGTGAGTGTGCCAGGTATAGCCGAAGCTAACATTCGGATGGAATGTCTTCTTGAACATGTCATACCTCTTGGAGGGACAGAAGAATCTCCTGCCACGGATCTGCTAATTGGAAGAGTGATCTGCTTTCATATTGCAGAATCCTTATATCACAATGGATATATTGATCCCGAGGGGCTGAAGCCGGTAAGTCGGCTGGCTGGTCATTCCTACGCAAAATTGGGCGAGATCTTTACTATAGAACGTCCTGAATAA